One segment of Ochotona princeps isolate mOchPri1 chromosome 28, mOchPri1.hap1, whole genome shotgun sequence DNA contains the following:
- the LHFPL2 gene encoding LHFPL tetraspan subfamily member 2 protein, giving the protein MCRVVIVTCRSMLWTLLSIVVAFAELVAFMSADWLVGKARTRSSEPAAPGGPERPPPTLGLYARCIRNPGMQQVPRDVLCGPYAESFGEIASGFWQATAIFLAAGILVLCTVALVSVFSMCVQSVMRKSIFNVCGLLQGIAGLFLILGLILYPAGWGCQKAIDYCGPYASAYKPGDCSLGWAFYTAIGGTVLTFVCAVFSAQAEIATSSDKVQEEIEEGKNLICLL; this is encoded by the exons ATGTGTCGTGTGGTCATTGTGACTTGCCGCTCCATGCTCTGGACACTCCTGAGCATTGTCGTGGCGTTCGCCGAGCTAGTCGCCTTCATGAGCGCAGACTGGCTGGTCGGGAAGGCGCGGACCCGCAGCAGCGAGCCGGCTGCCCCTGGCGGGCCTGAGCGCCCTCCTCCCACACTGGGCCTGTACGCACGCTGCATCCGCAACCCGGGCATGCAGCAGGTGCCGCGGGACGTGCTTTGTGGCCCCTACGCGGAGAGCTTTGGCGAGATTGCCAGCGGCTTCTGGCAGGCCACAGCCATCTTCCTGGCTGCGGGCATCCTGGTGCTGTGCACGGTGGCCCTGGTGTCCGTCTtctccatgtgtgtgcagagcgTCATGAGGAAGAGCATCTTCAACGTGTGTGGTCTGCTGCAGGGCATTGCAG GCCTCTTCCTGATCCTCGGCTTGATCCTCTACCCCGCTGGCTGGGGCTGCCAGAAAGCCATAGACTACTGCGGACCTTACGCGTCTGCCTACAAACCCGGGGACTGCTCCCTGGGCTGGGCCTTCTACACGGCCATCGGCGGCACCGTGCTGACCTTCGTGTGCGCCGTCTTCTCGGCGCAGGCAGAGATCGCCACCTCCAGCGACAAGGTGCAGGAGGAGATTGAGGAGGGCAAGAACCTCATCTGCCTGCTGTAG